A single genomic interval of Scylla paramamosain isolate STU-SP2022 chromosome 12, ASM3559412v1, whole genome shotgun sequence harbors:
- the LOC135105392 gene encoding uncharacterized protein LOC135105392 encodes MDAQETLAEKGNAKEKKATKNSKKRRLESLEDCTSNEKTVTEGCAEMKHRAKRSKGGDKSRTKKADRGKEISKHNKKVDVVEGITEHKNQREGNDIKDKKMMSVECFHPIMDRTKKRKRQNKDDDEKQNKRKKQDTEETENQDKKRKRQVN; translated from the coding sequence ATGGACGCCCAAGAGACCCTCGCTGAGAAGGGGAACGCGAAGGAGAAGAAAGCAACAAAGAACAGCAAGAAGAGGCGGCTGGAGAGCCTCGAAGACTGCACCAGCAACGAGAAGACGGTCACTGAAGGCTGTGCAGAGATGAAACATCGCGCCAAAAGAAGCAAGGGAGGAGATAAGAGCCGCACGAAAAAAGCGGATCGTGGGAAAGAGATTTCGAAACACAATAAGAAGGTGGATGTCGTTGAAGGGATTACGGAACACAAAAATCAGAGGGAGGGGAATGACATcaaagacaagaaaatgatGAGCGTGGAGTGTTTTCATCCGATTATGGATCGcaccaagaagaggaagaggcagaacaaggacgacgacgagaaacagaacaagaggaagaaacaggacaCGGAGGAGACGGAAAAccaggacaagaaaaggaaaaggcagGTTAATTGA